The following are encoded together in the Actinobacillus lignieresii genome:
- the rfbB gene encoding dTDP-glucose 4,6-dehydratase → MKTVFITGGAGFIGSAVIRYIIQNTQDRVVNVDKLTYAGNLTSLASVSNSSRYHFEQVDICDSGRISQIFCKYQPDVVMHLAAESHVDRSIDGPATFMQTNIIGTYTLLEASRQYWLSLPLERKQTFRFQHISTDEVYGDLNDSNELFSENTAYSPSSPYSASKAASDHLVRAWFRTYGLPTLVTNCSNNYGPFQFPEKLIPLMILNAISGKPLPIYGNGLQIRDWLFVEDHAIALYQVLCRGKVGETYNIGGHNEKTNIEVVQAICRLLDELVPNKPSGIEQYEELVTYVADRPGHDVRYAIDASKIENQLGWTPKETFESGLRKTVKWYLNNQKWWQSVLDGSYCGERLGLSLKSY, encoded by the coding sequence ATGAAAACAGTCTTTATCACTGGCGGAGCCGGTTTTATCGGTTCCGCCGTTATTCGTTATATTATCCAAAATACTCAAGATAGAGTTGTGAATGTGGATAAGTTGACTTACGCCGGAAATCTTACTTCATTAGCAAGTGTGAGTAACAGTTCACGTTACCATTTTGAGCAAGTGGATATTTGCGATAGCGGTCGAATTTCGCAGATTTTTTGCAAATATCAGCCGGATGTGGTGATGCACCTTGCGGCGGAGAGCCACGTAGATCGTTCGATTGACGGGCCTGCGACATTTATGCAAACCAATATTATCGGTACTTATACCTTACTCGAAGCAAGTCGCCAATATTGGTTGAGTTTGCCGTTAGAGAGAAAGCAAACGTTTCGTTTTCAACATATTTCAACGGATGAGGTATATGGTGATTTGAATGATTCAAATGAATTATTTAGCGAGAATACCGCATATTCGCCAAGCAGTCCTTATTCCGCATCGAAAGCTGCAAGTGATCATTTGGTAAGGGCGTGGTTTCGTACCTATGGCTTGCCGACTTTAGTGACCAATTGTTCGAATAATTATGGGCCTTTTCAATTTCCGGAAAAACTGATCCCGCTAATGATTTTAAATGCAATATCGGGTAAACCTTTGCCTATTTATGGAAACGGTTTGCAAATTCGGGATTGGTTATTTGTCGAGGATCACGCTATTGCACTTTATCAAGTATTATGCAGAGGCAAAGTGGGGGAAACCTATAATATTGGTGGTCATAATGAAAAAACGAATATCGAGGTAGTACAAGCAATTTGTCGTTTATTAGATGAGTTAGTGCCGAATAAGCCAAGCGGTATCGAGCAATATGAGGAATTAGTCACTTATGTGGCGGATCGCCCCGGTCACGATGTTCGTTATGCGATTGATGCGAGCAAGATAGAAAATCAGCTGGGTTGGACTCCTAAAGAAACGTTTGAATCGGGATTACGGAAAACAGTCAAGTGGTATTTGAATAATCAAAAGTGGTGGCAGTCTGTACTTGATGGATCTTATTGTGGCGAGCGTTTAGGGCTATCGCTTAAGTCGTATTAA
- a CDS encoding DUF4422 domain-containing protein codes for MSRVKILIATHKNYEFPNTACYVPIYVGKALHRQQLAIQGDDTGDNISVKNGSFCELTALYWAWRNNFFAESDYVGLVHYRRYFKGSDLRLKDQEIASENELLSYLVEYDVIVAKKRNYYIETIYSHYKNAHYIKDLDLTREIIAQDFPDYCSAFDQVMSSSSLHLFNMFVMKKEYFEQYCNWLFSILFELEKQIDVTDYDNYQKRVFGFLAERLFNVWLLKNNLSKKELMVVSLEKEKILFKVIGLLKRKFSRKIK; via the coding sequence ATGAGCAGAGTTAAAATTCTAATTGCAACCCATAAAAACTATGAATTTCCTAATACGGCTTGTTATGTGCCGATTTATGTCGGAAAAGCATTACATCGACAGCAATTAGCTATTCAAGGTGATGATACGGGTGATAATATTTCAGTAAAAAATGGTTCTTTCTGTGAATTGACCGCATTATATTGGGCATGGAGAAATAATTTTTTTGCGGAAAGTGATTATGTCGGTTTAGTACATTATCGCCGTTATTTTAAAGGATCGGATCTTCGGTTAAAAGATCAAGAAATAGCCTCGGAAAATGAATTATTATCGTATCTAGTTGAATATGATGTTATTGTTGCAAAAAAAAGAAATTATTATATTGAAACGATTTATAGCCATTATAAAAATGCACATTATATTAAAGATTTAGATTTAACCAGAGAAATTATTGCTCAGGATTTCCCAGATTATTGTTCTGCGTTTGATCAAGTGATGTCAAGTAGCTCGTTACATTTATTTAATATGTTTGTAATGAAAAAAGAATATTTCGAACAGTATTGCAATTGGTTATTTTCTATTTTATTTGAATTGGAGAAGCAAATAGATGTCACCGATTATGATAATTACCAGAAACGTGTTTTTGGTTTTTTAGCGGAGCGTCTATTTAATGTTTGGTTGTTAAAAAATAATTTATCTAAAAAAGAATTAATGGTTGTATCTCTGGAAAAAGAAAAAATACTTTTTAAAGTTATAGGGCTTTTAAAGAGAAAATTCTCACGAAAGATTAAATAA
- the dnaG gene encoding DNA primase has translation MKGSIPRSFIDDLVARTDIVELINSRVKLKKAGRDYQACCPFHHEKSPSFTVSQSKQFYHCFGCGAHGNAISFLMDYDKLEFPEAIEELAAMQGLEVPRENVINRDGKPQASYKTKRNLYELLETISHFYQQNLIQDIPSQSYLQSRGLSPEIIDRFEIGFAHNSMDSVLRKFGTSRDEVQKLLDTGMVTQNDSGRIYDKFRNRVMFPIRDKRGRVIAFGGRVMGDERPKYLNSPESATYHKGNELYGLFQALQQNENPTSLVVVEGYMDVVALAQFGVDNVVASLGTATTGEQIQQMFRVTEQVICCYDGDRAGREAAWRAFENALPYLHDGRQLKFIFLPDGEDPDSFVRAQGKQGFEAYLQNALSLSDFLFDSLIAQVDLSSKEGKSKLAALAIPLINRIPGEMLRVYLRNILGQKLGILDPAQLEAMLPSRVQSTQKTKAQTPQIKRTPMRLLIALLLQNPELVKFVPDISALKTLEEPGFELLLELVEVCRQKVGVSMGALLEHWRDKPNYRTLELLADWEHLVTSENIETTFIETLDFLYAKLVEKRIEVLIAKDRSLGLSAEEKQELVMLIAQ, from the coding sequence ATGAAAGGCTCTATCCCTCGTTCGTTTATTGATGATCTTGTTGCTCGTACCGATATTGTTGAGCTTATCAATAGCCGAGTCAAACTCAAAAAAGCAGGGCGAGATTATCAAGCCTGTTGCCCTTTCCATCACGAAAAAAGCCCCTCTTTTACTGTCAGTCAATCCAAGCAGTTTTATCATTGTTTCGGTTGCGGTGCACACGGTAACGCCATCAGTTTTTTAATGGATTACGATAAGCTGGAATTTCCGGAAGCGATTGAAGAATTGGCGGCGATGCAAGGTTTGGAAGTCCCTCGCGAGAATGTGATAAATCGTGATGGTAAGCCTCAGGCAAGTTATAAAACTAAACGTAATCTATATGAGCTGTTAGAAACAATTAGTCACTTTTATCAACAAAACTTAATCCAAGATATCCCTAGCCAAAGTTATTTACAAAGCCGTGGGCTTTCACCGGAAATTATTGATCGCTTTGAGATTGGCTTTGCACATAATTCAATGGATTCGGTGCTACGTAAGTTTGGTACTAGTCGTGACGAAGTGCAGAAACTACTTGATACGGGGATGGTTACGCAAAACGATAGCGGTCGAATTTACGATAAATTTCGCAATCGAGTAATGTTTCCGATTCGGGATAAACGCGGACGAGTGATTGCTTTCGGCGGGCGAGTAATGGGCGATGAACGACCTAAATATCTGAATTCACCGGAATCGGCGACTTATCATAAAGGTAATGAACTGTACGGTTTATTTCAAGCGTTGCAACAGAATGAAAACCCTACCTCACTCGTTGTGGTCGAAGGGTATATGGATGTGGTCGCATTGGCGCAATTCGGGGTGGATAACGTGGTGGCGTCACTCGGTACGGCGACCACCGGCGAACAGATTCAGCAAATGTTCCGTGTCACCGAGCAAGTGATCTGTTGCTATGACGGCGATAGAGCGGGGCGAGAGGCGGCATGGCGGGCGTTTGAGAACGCATTACCGTATTTGCATGACGGACGGCAGCTGAAATTTATTTTCTTGCCGGACGGCGAAGATCCGGACAGTTTTGTACGCGCACAGGGCAAGCAAGGCTTTGAAGCCTACTTGCAAAATGCGCTGTCACTTAGTGATTTCTTGTTTGATTCCTTGATTGCGCAAGTGGATCTCTCCAGTAAAGAAGGGAAATCAAAATTGGCGGCATTAGCTATACCGTTAATTAACCGTATTCCGGGCGAGATGTTACGTGTTTATTTACGCAATATTCTCGGGCAAAAATTAGGGATTTTAGATCCGGCGCAACTAGAGGCGATGTTACCAAGCCGAGTGCAATCCACACAAAAAACTAAGGCCCAAACACCGCAAATTAAGCGAACGCCGATGCGTTTATTAATCGCCTTATTATTGCAAAACCCCGAATTGGTTAAATTCGTGCCGGATATTTCCGCGCTTAAAACGCTGGAAGAACCGGGCTTTGAATTATTACTTGAGCTGGTTGAGGTTTGCCGGCAAAAAGTCGGTGTCTCAATGGGCGCATTACTCGAACATTGGCGAGATAAACCGAATTACCGCACTCTTGAACTGTTAGCCGATTGGGAACATTTGGTCACATCGGAAAACATCGAAACGACTTTTATTGAAACGCTTGATTTTCTTTATGCGAAATTGGTGGAAAAGCGAATCGAAGTATTAATTGCCAAAGATCGCAGCCTAGGACTAAGCGCGGAAGAAAAGCAAGAGTTGGTCATGTTGATTGCACAATGA
- the wbaP gene encoding undecaprenyl-phosphate galactose phosphotransferase WbaP, which translates to MKKQTLCKYILAFTDFLLFYFSFLLSLEFLNLWTGDLNQYFPTEQINDRLLIHLFLGIVCVSWFALRLRHYTYRKPFWFELKEIIRTLAILAIVELATIAFSKLYFSRYLWVLTWSISLILVPLGRILVKNYLIKTKLYLKDTIIIGGGKNAIDAYHALVSEPYLGFRVKYFVALDKHPDLDKLGIPVINETRQSLWELVTKKSDQFIIALEDYENDQRDSWLRHLSKQCYRSVSVIPTLRGLPLYSTDMSFLFSYEVMLLRVNNNLAKRSSRVLKRTMDIVGSILLIILTSPILIWLYFAIKKDGGNAIYGHLRIGKNGKPFKCLKFRSMVVNSEQVLDDLLACDEAARAEWEKDFKLKNDPRVTKIGAFIRQNSLDELPQLFNVLIGQMSLVGPRPVIADELAYYKENLDYYLMAKPGMTGLWQVSGRNDVDYDTRVYFDSWYVKNWSLWNDIAILFKTITAIRKRAGAY; encoded by the coding sequence ATGAAAAAGCAGACGTTATGTAAATATATTCTTGCATTTACTGATTTCTTACTGTTTTATTTTTCTTTTTTATTGTCCTTAGAATTTTTAAACTTATGGACAGGGGATTTGAATCAATATTTCCCAACGGAACAGATTAATGATAGATTATTAATTCATTTATTTCTTGGTATTGTATGCGTATCTTGGTTTGCACTTAGACTAAGACATTATACCTACCGTAAACCTTTTTGGTTTGAATTAAAGGAAATAATTAGAACATTGGCTATTTTGGCTATTGTTGAGTTGGCGACTATCGCATTTTCTAAACTTTATTTTTCTCGTTATTTATGGGTATTAACGTGGTCTATTTCTTTAATACTCGTGCCTTTAGGACGTATTCTCGTTAAAAATTATTTGATTAAAACTAAATTATATTTAAAAGATACGATTATTATTGGTGGCGGTAAAAATGCCATAGATGCTTATCATGCACTGGTAAGTGAACCTTATTTAGGTTTTAGAGTAAAATATTTTGTTGCTTTGGATAAACATCCTGATTTAGATAAGTTAGGTATACCGGTTATTAATGAAACTCGTCAGAGTTTATGGGAATTGGTTACAAAAAAATCTGATCAATTTATTATTGCTTTGGAAGATTATGAGAATGATCAACGAGATAGTTGGCTAAGGCATTTATCTAAACAATGTTATCGTTCGGTTTCGGTTATTCCTACTTTACGAGGCTTGCCGTTATATAGTACGGATATGTCGTTTTTGTTTAGCTATGAGGTGATGTTATTACGTGTCAATAATAACTTAGCTAAACGATCTTCGAGGGTATTGAAACGTACTATGGATATTGTCGGTTCTATCTTATTAATTATTTTAACATCGCCTATTTTAATCTGGCTTTATTTTGCGATTAAGAAAGATGGCGGAAATGCTATTTACGGTCATCTGCGTATAGGAAAAAACGGTAAACCGTTTAAATGTTTAAAATTTCGTTCTATGGTAGTAAATTCAGAGCAAGTTCTAGATGATTTGCTTGCTTGTGATGAGGCGGCTAGAGCTGAATGGGAAAAAGATTTTAAATTGAAGAATGATCCTAGAGTAACGAAAATAGGTGCTTTTATACGACAAAACAGCTTAGATGAATTACCTCAATTATTTAATGTTTTGATTGGACAGATGAGCTTAGTTGGTCCTCGTCCTGTTATTGCCGATGAATTAGCTTATTATAAAGAAAATTTAGATTATTATTTAATGGCGAAGCCCGGTATGACGGGATTATGGCAAGTAAGCGGTCGTAATGATGTAGATTACGATACTCGAGTTTATTTTGATTCTTGGTATGTTAAGAATTGGTCGCTATGGAACGATATTGCGATTCTTTTTAAAACAATTACTGCCATACGAAAACGGGCTGGTGCCTATTAA
- the rpsU gene encoding 30S ribosomal protein S21, which translates to MPVIKVRENESFDVALRRFKRSCEKAGLLAEVRAREFYEKPTTIRKREKASLAKRHAKRNARENARNTRLY; encoded by the coding sequence ATGCCAGTAATTAAAGTTCGTGAAAATGAATCATTTGACGTTGCATTACGTCGTTTCAAACGCTCTTGCGAAAAAGCAGGTTTATTAGCAGAAGTTCGTGCTCGTGAATTCTATGAAAAACCAACTACAATTCGTAAACGTGAAAAAGCATCTTTAGCTAAACGTCACGCTAAACGTAATGCACGTGAAAATGCACGTAACACTCGTTTATACTAA